The DNA region ATAAAATACATTCTGCGTTAGAATATAAATAAATTTTAGTCTTTCACGATACTCCGTTACCAAATATACTCGAACAGTAGAAAGTGTCGTAATGAAAGTAAAAAGAATTGTTGTTTCCGCGGATAAATGAAAAATAGCCAAAGATAGAAAAAGCAAAAGTATAGATTCTAAAATCAAAGTTCTGATGAGTATCCACTTAAAATCACCATTGATTGGAAACTCATATATCTTCAAATGAGCCGAACATTGCCACTTACCAAACATGACAGAACAAATGTTAATGACCCCAAACAATAGCAAATGATCCCTTACTTGGATCATTGATTTTCCTAGAGATATGGGTAATGCTACACTGCTGGCTAGAGCAGCGCAACTAAAGGTGTTGACAGCACATCGTTTAAGAAAGTTTAATTTTCACAGATGAAGACCGTACTTGTCTGGAACTAGAAAATTGTTGGCTATCTTCTTCAAATGGAGGTGGAGGATGGGGCTACAGCATGAACTCTGGAATAAGACTGGTGGAAGAGCGACGTTACATTAGAACCTATTACTAAAGATATTGGGTAGTCTTGTATCAATAGGCAAACACAAATTTCGTAGAGAAAACAAACTTCAAGATTTATATTCCGTTGAAAAAAAATACGGCACTGGGTTATTTGAAGTCATAGCTTCGCAGAAAGTGGACTCCGTTCATCCTATAGTTTAATTTGTTAAATTTGTAACCTTTATAATATAACGTATAACATTTAAACTCATTCTTTTTTAATTAAAATCAATATTAATATTTAATATTATCTTATTTTAAAGTTTTGATTAATTGTAACCTTATCGTTTCATATGTATAAGATTCATAAATATAAAATTATTAATCAAACACAATATAAAATATGAGTAAATGTATTTCAATTATCAGATAAAAATAATACTGAGTAGCAATGAGAATGTCAGATTGTGCAACTATGGTATAGTTGTTCACAAAAAATGTATATAGTAATCCTATTGGTACTGTTGTACAAATAACATCAAATTGTTTGATTCTCACGTAGAAGCAAAACTTGCCTGTTATCATTAGACATAGTGTTGATGCCGAAACAGGCACTAAATATATGTCATTCATTGATTTTGGTGTTGGTATGTCTCCTGATAGAGATATAATATCTATGGAGTATATTTTGAAAGTACAAACGTACTGATAATGAACAAATTGTGGGTTTAATTGGTGCGAAGGTTTACAAACGTTCAACAGACAAGGCGAAAATGATTATGATAACAGTTTTATGTTATTACAGTATTTGATAAGATTAAATATTATTATTATGTACGAAATGCTGATGCCCAATATTTCATTGTTACATAAAGAAGCAACAACAGAAGGTAATGGAACAGAAATGCATACCTGTACTTGAAAATGATATCTATGTTTGTAATGAAATGGTTAAACAATTGTACTATTTTGAAAACATAATTTTGAAGGCTTTGAAGAACTTAATAGTACTAACAAATGATTATCAGATTGTACGGGATCATTTTTATTCAGAGTACTGGTTATCTGTGCACGTATGCATGGTGTAATTTCTGGCTTTCTTCATCTGATTACTTATTGCCAATTGCGCCAAATTAGAAGTTGAGAAGTTATGAAGTCGTGAAGCACTTGATTATAATGACAGTACATTCAAATTCTTCAATACAAAACAATCTATTGTTGATGATAAAATAAATCTACCTTTAACGTTATAACTTTATTTTTAATTTTGATATTTTAAATTCTTTCATAATTGTTTTTAATTAAGATTAAACATTAGGTTAGTTGAAATCCTCATTAGCAAGGGGATTTTCACAAACAATTTATTATTACAAATCAAACAATCTTCCTTCAACATTTTGAGCAATTCTGCCATTGGTCTGTCTTTTTTCAGCTTTCTTAGCTGTTTCGATTGGCAGTCTTCGGCTTTAATTTTATTAACCATTGCTTCGAGTATCATGTTCATACTGAATATAATCGCTTTCAAAGTATTTTTGTTCAGTGATATCGATTTTGTCCTCCAGCCGTGCGTCAGCGTAATGCCATTGCCTTGTGCGGCGCGCGATTA from Gammaproteobacteria bacterium includes:
- a CDS encoding hypothetical protein (Evidence 5 : Unknown function), with translation MEQKCIPVLENDIYVCNEMVKQLYYFENIILKALKNLIVLTNDYQIVRDHFYSEYWLSVHVCMV